Part of the Zea mays cultivar B73 chromosome 4, Zm-B73-REFERENCE-NAM-5.0, whole genome shotgun sequence genome is shown below.
gctggccgagccggccagggcgcggccgggcggggcgggccgagccggccatggcggcggccaaggcgccgagcggcaaggggaaaggggaggggggaatggggaagggaggagagggggaggggctcaccggcgacggggacggggcggggcggggcggccgagcggggcggccgatcggcgacggggaggggcggcgctagggcagggggtaggggcgacggcggcttagggtgagggagagaaaatgagagaaaatgagaggaagggagaaagaatttggggaaaaaggggaggtgggggggcggttgggccgtttgggcccaaggggggggcgccaggggcggctgggccggccggggtcggcccacggcgcgggagagagagaaaaagaggagagagaaagagagagagaaaaaaagaaagaaaagatcttctcctcattttcgaaatccgatctttctacatgaatgcatttgcactttcaaagcaatcaaaagaaatgcaaggttcggcatggtgcatcaaacaacataaagtatttagggtttttcttacacgggaaatccaaaccgaatcccgctagaactttggaaaaggtcaaggtgtagcgagggcaaaaagaaaaagaaaaggtaacgcccgaattttggcgagtaaagaaaagaaaaaaaattcaactgcaaaattcggggcgttacaaacctatcccccttaaaagaatctcgccctcgagattcagggctggctagcaaagagctctgggtacttggccactagatcatcttcacgctcccaggttgcttcttcctcagagtggtgattccatctgactttgcacattctgatggtcttccttcgggtgactctatctgcaatctcaaggatctgagctggcttctcaacataggtcaagtcctcctggacctcaagaccttccactggcaactgctcttctggcacacgcaagcgcttcttcaattgagacacatgaaagacattatgcacagcagacaaattctcgggcaaactgagctgataggccacttctcctcgctttgcaagaatctgatacggaccgatgtagcggggtgctagcttgcctttcactccgaatcttctgactcctctgatcggtgacactttcagatagacaaagtctccgacttcgaaactcagctctcttcttcttgtgtctgcatagcttcgctgcctcgattgcgctatcttcagattctctcgaaccatcttgatgttctcttcggcttcaagcaaaatgtctggcccaaacacttgcttttctccaggctgatcccattgcaacggagttctgcaactccttccatagagcgcctgaaatggtgacatcttcaaactggcctggtaactgttgttataggaaaactctgcataaggcaatcgcttgtcccacccggactgatcttgcaacgcacaggctctcaacatgtcttcaagaatttgattggttctttcggtctggccatctgtctgcgggtgataagctgaactgaaattcagatgcgtgcccaaggcttcatgcaactgctgccagaaatgagaggtgaactgcgttcctctgtctgacactatcttctttggtacaccatgaagacaaacgatccgagacatatacaactctgccaatactgcactgttgtagttggtcttgacaggtatgaagtgggctgacttggtcaaacggtccactactacccaaatggaatcgtagccggctcgagtgcgaggcaatccgactatgaaatccataccaatttcatcccatttccactgagggatctgcaacggttgcaacaatccagcaggtctctagtgttctgccttaattcttcggcaactatcgcacatagccacatgctctgcgatttccctcttcattccgtaccaccagaatttcttcttcagatcctgatacatcttctcactgccagggtgaatcgaataagctgtctcatgagcttccttgagaatcaactcccgaatggactggacattgggaacacacaagcggtctttgaaccatatcacgccttctgcatcttctcgaaaatctttgcttttgccttctagaatcaatcgccgaatctcactgatcttttcatcattcttctgcgcttctttgatttcgcgctccaaggtaggttccaactcaactgtgactcctcgcgaattgttcagaaatccgagactcaacctgtcaaactccttggccaactcataaggcatcgggcgagcaaccatcagattgacttgactctttctgctcaaagcatctgccactacgtttgctttgcctggatggtaatgaatctccaactcatagtctttgatcagctctaaccatcttcgttgcctcatgttcaactctgaccgagtgaatatgtacttcagactcttgtgatctgtgtaaacatcgcatttctgtccatacagatagtgcctccatgtcttcagtgcgtgaaccactgctgccaactctagatcatggattgggtaattcttctcatgaaccttcagctgtcgggacgagtaagccacaactcttccctcttgcatcaacacacatcccaaacctgtgtaacaagcatcacaatacaccgagaagggcttgtgcacatcaggcaagactaggacaggcgctgtagtcaacttctctttcagcgcttcaaaggcctcttggcatttctgggtccacttgaactcaaccttgttgcctagcaacgctgtcattggcttcgcaatcttcgaaaacccttcaatgaatcgccgataatatccggccattccaatgaaactcttgattcctctagcatctgttggcgctttccagttcagaatgtctgccactttcttcggatccacagccaatccttccttgttgattatgtgacccaagaacaggacttcactgatccagaactcacatttactcaactttgcatacaactggtgctctcgcaatctctgcaacaccatcctcaaatgatctgcatgctcttcttcgctttgagaataaaccagaatatcatcaatgaataccaccacaaacttatcaaggtaatccatgaatacactgttcatcaagttcataaagaacgctggcgcattggtcaaaccaaaagacatcactgtgaactcgtacaacccatacttggtaataaatgtcgtcttcggaatgtccgaaggtcggatcctgagctgatgataacctgatctcagatcaatcttggagaacacactggctcctctcaactggtcgaacagatcttctattctgggcaagggatacttgttcttgatcgtgacctcattcaaagctcgataatcgatacacatccttttagtaccatctttcttctccacaaataggacaggggcggcccaaggcgaggtgcttggccgaatgtaacctttctctgacagctcatcaatttgcttcttaagttcatccaactctggtccagatattctgtaagctctcttaaagataggggcggttccaggaagaagctctatagcaaactcaactttccgctctggtggcatacccggtaagtcctttggaaacacatccgggaactcagacacaaccttgatactctcaattgggtctgcttcactgctatcgacagctagctgataacaacttcctttctttggctcaggcgggactaactcggtcaccacttcctctcctagtggggacaccaacttgattgtccttttatcacaactgataactgcctgatacttatctagccaattcatccctaggatgacatctattccctgagtacccattactataaggttggcgggaaacgctatcccccttatttccacacttatattcaaacaaatgctatcggctcgaattctaccaccggctgagtcaatttgaatgggggttgacatggtagtaattggaagattatgtgcttctacccatgatgcagtaatgaaagaatgcgttgctccagtatcaaataacacttctgcaatatgggagtcgactgggaacatacctactatcatgccgggggtctcctgaactgcttcagcttccaaatggttcagtcttccatgattataacgcggctgagggcgattgcctgatccaggctgaggcacattctgcttcgctggggcattggggcccgactgctgctgggctgccttcttcggacattgcatcacccagtggccttgctctccacagtggaaacatgccctgtttccaacctgagctggtgctgcctgactgttctgctggtttgctggggcaggaagacggggtgcttgctgattctgcctttgaaactgacctcctgactgattgctctgaaggttctggtactgatgctgaggatactgcctttggaactgctgatgctgctgaggtggacgctggttctgcctgaactgctggggttgattgcctgagaaacgagggcggctgctgcttccaggctgcggtccactgatcttgcgcttacgatcttccatctccttgcgctttctctccgtcatgatcgctctatcaatcaggtgctggaatgtcgggaaggtgtgattcatcagctgatactgcagagggtcaaccaagcctctcaggaaacggtactgccgcttggcgtcagtgttgacatcttcaggagcatagcgagacaattgcagaaacctgtctcggtactcactgacagacaatggcccttgcttaagggccaggaactcctccttcttcactgtcatcagacctgcaggcacgtggtactgacgaaagctacttctgaactcttcccaggtgatggtgtcggggttggcatgggtggcgaggtaagactcccaccatgattgggctgctcctctcaacagacggggaccatacagaactttctccctgtcatcgcactgagcggtatgcaactcccgctccacagtgcgcagccaatcttcagcatccatggggtcagaagagtgagcgaacgttgggggatggcctctcatgaattcagcacgcttgtctctgggtatctgaggcatctgaggctgaggtggtgcttgctgctgctgctgctgaatggcggccagagtctgaccgatggcttgaactgcctgagtctgcatcagaaacatctgctcaatcgacatcgggggcgggggcggcaggtgctgctgctggggcacctcctcctgttgagcggctcgctcctgctgagcacgccttcctcctctgcgcctgttctctgacatctgcagaatgcgaccacacatcagaactgatctggcaaatcttgcagcataagaaaagagaatagaattcttcaacagcactgaacagatgagcatcttcactgatctccaacacagaccacacagcttctcagataaagaggaaagtggaataaaaggtttcccaactatataactaactttattaacatagtatgtaaaccaaaatgcagggggtacccacactctggtaacaatcattacaaagatccaaaccaaacatagttcatcatgacaaacataaatgcacaggatatagcaaactaccatgtctaactaagactaactaagaccgagactaacgctaagactgaagcttctatgtatatatatttcgtattaattacaagatccaactctagcgatctatggttctagagttatcttggtcttgcagtcgggattgccataaggctggtgtccacgctgaggtgagcggtacgggtgctgagtcccgacgggagcgggggaaccaccatccaaataacgacgttccgcgcgctcagcccgcagcagggcaacctcagcacgagccctactcagctcgtctaatgcatggtccagctccgtgtttagcacggcggctaggttgactgtgctgctcaacctaggattgccctcaccgacgggtgagacaatcacgcctcctgtgctgccagatgaacggcgggggtaatacttcaggtcaagaccgtcagctgccccaccgaaaaccgagcagtagtgcgaaagcgcacgccgtgcagcatcctgcatggctgcctcagctgagtcccgctcagaaatagaatagtgctctgagcaggcctccgcaccctggagactgttctccgggcagcgcaccaagcaagtcgcctcccagcggtccgggtagaccccgcgactatgctggtagaccacacagcgatactcgacggaccaagtatgccggtcaaatgcccgacgtagcagggtgtcgagcgcatcgtggaagtgacacccgcgagcagcgtcgcgagtgatgggtcgagcaacccatccttccggctcagggttagcagagaagtcggtgtcgtggctcgagctgtcgtcgcctcctccgtcgtctgggtctcctccagcagctactctagaagctggggcgcccagtggtgatgcagggggcggctccagaggaagcacaggggagcagctcctcacagactctatctcctggtggagcgagaaggaagagctctgctgctcctgtcgtcgacgctcctgctcctcacgcaggcggtggtgtagtctctccaagtggctggactgtccggccacgggacggcgaagcggacgctcagcaaggcgggagggtaagaaggggatgactgactttcgtgcagtgtgtctaagtcgagccatctacaaaagacatcgcaagcaaaaggggtgagaacagaattaatatgaccagcaaataatgaatcataagtaaatgaaggattggaataaaacatgattttcagcaaggtatagtatatagtagaacataggtttggtcggtaggaccaacttttgaagagatatcaaagtcaaggtagggacagaggtctatagtctttagaacgaccattctattctaggttagcggtcctacagtcagcacggctctgataccacttatgtcacacccggttttagaaggcaaaccgaatgcgaaccatgtacgtgccaggatcagttattcacgtacacagcagttacataatatggacatcatcacacagtgctcaaaatagtattaataagggaaatagtcgattacatcatacgtctgagacgtccatatagttcttacaataaatcaaagtgcggaaaagaaacgtagataaacgcggccttcacaggcagccgactgggggttgccgctaacccacacctagaactcgtcgtaatcttggaactcctggaagtctccttccacagcttcatcttcgcctgagcagtggttgcaatgctgacaacctgggggggggggtttggtgtgtagagcaagggtgagtacacatcaacatactcagcaagtatcctgtttggctgtagtggactagctttatgtggggataagtcaagcagttgcttttagttggtcagattattatttactagtagaaagccaagttttagcattaacccaagttattagcccgatgtaccctttccaaacggaaagaataccacttaccagcaccatagtcgtaatcagaaccatcaatctcataaccacatgtaccacaatgtctctgatcaagtaccactaatcactggagctcccttggccgctcataaccgcgagcacggctgatatatcagtttcataacactctgcagaggttgtgcactttacccacaagtcgtgattccctcttgcctcgggccgatcaaacccttaaacactaccaaggtgaataggcagggtttcactacgtagcctttacaaagattccccggggctgtagccacccgttaggtttcctaaatgcaccgcactcctccccaaggggcgaacccaaacttggcagagcgagccgcatacaccgagccccattgacggcacgacggctaagtgaactacatcccggatcctctaattattcagctaagggcaccccattccaccctcatggttgcactgttttcccgggcggtcatccatagaacaggtccttacggagaggcactcgagaaaccgctcgagcccccttgaataccacaagtacaacatcataataagagaagggaaaacagcgtatcatagataatctcatcatgttcattgattagagttgagcaatagcataaagctaaacagtaataatccaacccaaataggtaaacaaggacatggataacaaaagctagtcaatccttaggtataaaggtgtaatgcgggaggtgaattaaataatgaataggacagagataggtcaaaggacacttgcctccaccaaacgactgctgctcaggggcttctcctgcgggttcctcgggctcttcgaccgaatcgttctctatgcgattgcaaacatacatacatccatccacatatttaatacaaaagaacagtacaccatacaagggaacaaataaagtgagtatgcatcaagtatgacattcgatatcgcatttgttatggttagaaagaaacgggaaagggtctcgcagggggttaaatcttatgcactaacgatcaattacaattggttcttaacaaaagaattctgttatatgcactagtgggaatctaatcgttttaagttgatcaacatcgcacgagataaacaattaactacatgaatcaattagcataacggaattttaaattaaacttcctatttcaatggcatatgaacaacgattagcctacttaaaataaaatagctatgatcacagaaagtaaataaaataaaacgaataataaaaaaagggggggggcggttgaaccggccggctgggcggcgagctgggcggcggggcggctgagccggcccggttgaaccggcggccaggcgagcgcgcggggggggggggggggggtcgggctggccaggcggccgagccggccaaacggccaggcgagcgcgcagccaaggcggccagggggcgcgccggccagggcggccaggcggccaaggggccgggcgggcggacggctgggcggccagggggcgcgccggcggggggcacggccgggggctggccgagccggccagggcgcggccgggggctggccgagccggccagggcgcggccgggcggggcgggccgagccggccatggcggcggccaaggcgccgagcggcaaggggaaaggggaggggggaatggggaagggaggagagggggaggggctcaccggcgacggggacggggcggggcggggcggccgagcggggcggccgatcggcgacggggaggggcggcgctagggcagggggtaggggcggcagcggcttagggtgagggagagaaaatgagagaaaatgagaggaagggagaaagaatttggggaaaaaggggaggtgggggggggcggttgggccttttgggcccaagggggggggcgccaggggcggctgggccggccggggtcggcccacggcgcgggagagagagaaaaagaggagagagaaagagagagagaaaaaaagaaagaaaagatcttctcctcattttcgaaatccgatctttctacataaatgcatttgcactttcaaagcaatcaaaagaaatgcaaggttcggcatggtgcatcaaacaacataaagtatttagggtttttcttacacgggaaatccaaaccgaatcccgctagaactttggaaaaggtcaaggtgtagcgagggcaaaaagaaaaagaaaaggtaacgcccgaattttggcgagtaaagaaaagaaaaaaaaaatcaactgcaaaattcggggcgttacaaagatCTAAGAATGAGGCacggagggagggaggagggcgaCTACAGGGAGCACAATGAGCGGAAGGAGCGTgagcggagcaagcagcggcgacGAGGGAGACTGGGGCTAGCAGGGAAGACGACAAGCGAGGGAGCGAGGAGGGCGACCAGAGCGTGGAGGGGAGGCGACGGGCGAGGAGTGCGACACAAAGGGAGTGAGGGAAGGAACGGGGAGTGCTGTAACAGTAACCCTAGCGAGATCTGAGTGCGGCACGTGGGAGGGAGTGGAGGGCACGTGTTACAGAAGCGAGCCAGGCTCGGTTGAGAAGTCCACCCCGAGCGTATGAATTGAGCCAAGTTGGGTGGGTGCTTTTGCATCTACTAGGCGAGGCCCAAGTACTAATGCATGCAACCAAACATGTTGCTTCTTGCACTTATGAAACCTGGCTCGGGCTGTATACAAGGAACCAATCGCGTCCCTAGGGAACATCACCCTCGAGTTGTTGCTTGGACTTCACAAGCTAGTAGGCAAGAGAATAAACAGTGGCATCGCTTACCCGAGAGCATTAGCATGCTCGCACTCCtgcgcaacaacaacaacaacaacgtaCATTGCGGTGGTGATGGCAGCAACAAGGACAGGGTGGGCAACAACAATGTCATCATGGGGAAAGCGACCTGTAGAGCCAAGGCACCATCAGATAGAAGAAGAGTGGGAGGAGGAGGCTACATCATGAGTTAGGGGAGCAACCGCGCCTAGCTTAGCGTTGCTCGCGCCTGCAGCATCTAGAGCaacggcggcgatgcccatgtgcaaGGCGACATCTGTGGCCCGGACATCTCCGTCGGTAGTGAGGATGGACGACATGTCAACAAGCCAACCACGACGCTTAGGGGGGAAACACACCTGCTatagggagaggaggaggaggtgacGATGCTAGAGGAGGAAAGGGGCACACCGACCATGGTGGTGGCTGCGACTGTAGGGCTCTAGAGGAGAATTACTTTGTATAATAGAAAGAAAATTACTTCATACAATAGTAATTGACGATAGGGTTATATGCAGGTTAGGGGGTACAACTCTAACACACTTCTTGATCGGGCTCTAGCTCAAGGCACACTAACCATCTAACAATCATGCTAAAGAAGTACAGAGTTTGAGAGGTAGAACCATTTTACCAGGGAtaagtaggggtggtaatggaccacgatccaaatgtttcttcatgATTCGTTGAGCCCTTAATTAATTTAGTacaaaataaacatgaataaaactCGATCCAAATAACATCTGATCCTTAAAATTTATGGTGTAAAATTTAGACCCCATTAATCACTAGAGATAAGCACGGATTAAACTTTACTACCAAGACGGATTGAGCCCATTAGACTCTCCGCGGGTTCCCGCGACCGCTCCCCCTCCCCTCAGGGGCACTACGGGCGCCCCTGCGAGCACCCCCCCAGCCGGCGGAAGTGAGCAGGACTCCGTCACATTGAGCGTCAGCTGATGCGCCCCCTTGTCTCGAGTTGCGTGCCGACTAGTATTTAATAGTTGAAGAAAAAATAGTAATAGATGATGAATAAGGTTGGATaatgatattttatggttgtatTGAGGTATATAGGGAGAATTTAGAGGGAACCGTTGCGAGAGATGAAAAAGTAGGAGACAAAATATTGATAATGTAAcgaaaaaagtgatataggggaatAAATTTAGGGAGAACCACTACGGATATCCTTACCTTGCCCTTAGATGTTGTACGTTGTACCTTGTTACCCGTACACTGATGCAGACAAATGGACGTCTATCTGAGGAGTGTGTGTCTCTTTTTCAAACACAGATGGGGTTCAACAGAAGCAAAAGTCAGCAATCGGCATGCAAGTTGCAAATAAATGTCGTCTTTTAGTTTATCAGGCTTATATTTTTCATCAGGTGCCTCTGTTAATTCAAGCTCTGTATTTGCAACTTGCATGCTGATTGGGGTAACAGGTAATTCAGGTAACCACGGTCACTGACAGGAAGGAAGCGAAGGAATTGGGTGTCAGGTCAGGCCTCCGATTCAACAGATACCACCAAGTGCATAGGGCGGAGACCGGAGCAGGGAGAGCATTCGCCATTTGGCAGAGACGAGACGGACACCTCTGCGGCGCCGCCTCGGGCCTCGGCAGACGACAGCAATCACAGCAGCGGCTCTACAAGAAAGAAGAGAAACTGCAGAAACCGCGAGGGCAGGCGCGGCAGCGGGCAGGCAGTCCATCCCCATGTGTTTGTGACTTTGTGCTCGTCCTCATACCCCCCTCCAGCTCCCGTCTCCTCGTGCTCTCCACTGCTGCATGCGCCTCTTGTCCTGTCCCCCTCCCCACCTTGTTCCTCCCATCCCGCGCCGTCTCTGCACGAAGCAGAGCGCCGGTCCACCGACAAGGACAGCTACAACTACGACGCGCAGGCAGAGCCATCGCTCATCTGGGGCTGCCCTCGGTTACTCCTCCCCTCCGCCGCTGCCCCTGCCTTGTCCACAGCTGTTGTTAATTCCTTCATGAGTTGGCGTCGGCGCCAGCGGGGCGGAGGGGAAGGAGGCGGGGCTTCAGCTTCCCCGGCGCCGGCCGCCGCCTGAAGATCCCTTCTTCTCCTGTAGTCCTGTCGTCGGGCGGGCGAGGTGAGGCCGGGTCTTCCTTCTCTTGATTTTGGTTGCTTGTGCAGAGCCATTCCTTCGCAGAGAGATCTCATCTTTATTTGGTGGTATTTCCTATTTAATGCTAGACGTCCCCTTTTCTAGTTAAGTGATAGTATGATCCGGCCTCGATTTTTTTTACTCGTGGAATGCGCCTTTCTTCCCCCATCAGATGTCAAAAGGGAATGTTTGTACTGGTGCGCTCAGGTTCTTCTTCCCGTTTGCTGTTCCTGTTTTTTTCTTCGCTTGTCCAAGGTCAATCTGCGGGCTCAATGCCGGCGCTGGTAGTTGTGCCATTCCTCCTTGGGCCAACGGGGCCGGTGGCCGTTGGCATCCTCCCTGAGAGGCACAGGGGGGACAGCGACGTGTCTCTGCTGATGTTTCTTCCGCCCCCATTACTGCGCCGGCCCCTCGCCTCCGTCTGACCATATCGCCTTGCAGTCTACACAATAGTAGGGAAGTAGTTAAAAAAAGAGGGGGTTGCCCAGCTCGTTAGATCCTGCGGCTTACCATTTCTTGGATCAGTTAGGGGAGGATAGACTCTTCATTTGGATTCATGTCCTTCCCGGTCAATTTGGGTCAGTTTGTTTACCATAGAAAGGTGGCATCTTTTGGCTTCTGCTCTTTGGTCTATGTGGATCCAGTGCCAAATTGGACCGACCGAAGCTGATTCTTGCTGGCAGAAAGTGCCCAACTGTGCTACCATTTATTTCCAATGAATCCTTGGCTATCTACTCAAATAAACACCGAGTCCGTGAGGCCATTTCGTCTCTGCTTATGTAGGATTCTTATGTTCATGTGGACATGTGGCGCATTGCCTGGCCTTTCGCAAATCAGTTTCTTCTGGAGTGCCCAAGTGGTTCTTCTCTTCCCATATCGATATAAGGCTAACACCGTGTGATGCCTGCCTCAATACATCTTGGCCCCAAGAACACTCTGATTCTGTGCAGTTCCATACGGTGCTCAACAAGTGATATCCAGTATTTGGAGGGTCTTTGCAAGAAGCGTTGCTCTGTTGCTCTTGCTCATATTTTGTGTTCTGATAGGTCCAAGCATCATGGGGCTCTTAGGTATGATGGGCGACTCTTTTGGTTGCTCGGCGACTGGGGAGCGACTTGT
Proteins encoded:
- the LOC118477060 gene encoding uncharacterized protein; the protein is MGFNRSKRRKRRNWVSGQASDSTDTTKCIGRRPEQGEHSPFGRDETDTSAAPPRASADDSNHSSGSTRKKRNCRNREGRRGSGQAVHPHVFVTLCSSSYPPPAPVSSCSPLLHAPLVLSPSPPCSSHPAPSLHEAERRSTDKDSYNYDAQAEPSLIWGCPRLLLPSAAAPALSTAVVNSFMSWRRRQRGGGEGGGASASPAPAAA